The Kitasatospora sp. NBC_00374 genome has a segment encoding these proteins:
- a CDS encoding ATP/GTP-binding protein: MDFASSNAAAPSRATTSAKIVVAGGFGVGKTTLVGAVSEINPLRTEAVMTSASAGIDDLTHTAGKTTTTVAMDFGRITLDEDLILYLFGTPGQDRFWFMWDDLVRGAIGAVVLVDTRRLADCFPALDYFENSGLPFVVGLNGFEGHQPHTPEEVREALQLGPDTPIIALDARRRDSAKSALITLVEHALLARLR; the protein is encoded by the coding sequence GTGGACTTCGCAAGCTCTAACGCGGCCGCCCCCAGCCGCGCCACCACCTCGGCGAAGATCGTCGTCGCGGGCGGCTTCGGTGTGGGCAAGACCACCCTCGTCGGGGCCGTCTCCGAGATCAACCCGCTGCGCACCGAAGCCGTCATGACCTCGGCCTCCGCCGGCATCGACGACCTCACCCACACCGCGGGCAAGACGACCACCACCGTCGCCATGGACTTCGGCCGAATCACCCTCGACGAAGACCTGATCCTCTACCTCTTCGGCACCCCCGGCCAGGACCGCTTCTGGTTCATGTGGGACGACCTCGTCCGCGGCGCCATCGGCGCCGTCGTCCTCGTCGACACCCGCCGCCTCGCCGACTGCTTCCCCGCACTCGACTACTTCGAGAACAGCGGCCTCCCCTTCGTCGTCGGCCTCAACGGCTTCGAAGGACACCAGCCCCACACCCCCGAAGAAGTCCGCGAAGCACTCCAGCTCGGCCCCGACACCCCGATCATCGCCCTCGACGCCCGCCGCCGCGACAGCGCCAAGAGCGCCCTGATCACCCTCGTCGAACACGCCCTCCTGGCCAGACTCCGCTAG
- a CDS encoding roadblock/LC7 domain-containing protein — MSQAAQNLNWLITNFVDNTPGVSHTVVVSADGLLLAMSEGFPRDRADQLAAVASGLTSLTSGASRIFEGGDVNQTVVEMERGFLFLMAISDGSSLAVLASPDSDIGLVGYEMALLVDRAGAVLTPALRAELQGSLLH, encoded by the coding sequence ATGAGCCAGGCCGCACAGAACCTGAACTGGCTGATCACCAATTTCGTGGACAACACCCCCGGGGTGTCGCACACGGTGGTGGTCTCCGCAGACGGTCTTCTGTTGGCCATGTCCGAGGGCTTCCCGCGCGACCGCGCAGACCAGCTCGCCGCCGTCGCGTCCGGCCTCACCTCGCTGACCTCCGGCGCCAGCCGGATCTTCGAGGGCGGCGACGTCAACCAGACCGTCGTCGAGATGGAGCGCGGCTTCCTGTTCCTGATGGCCATCAGCGACGGCTCCTCGCTCGCCGTCCTGGCCTCCCCCGACTCCGACATCGGTCTCGTGGGCTACGAAATGGCCCTCCTCGTCGACCGCGCCGGAGCCGTCCTCACCCCCGCGCTGCGCGCGGAACTCCAGGGCAGTCTCCTGCATTGA
- a CDS encoding ATP/GTP-binding protein: MDFASSNAAAPSRATTSAKIVVAGGFGVGKTTLVGAVSEINPLRTEAVMTSASAGIDDLTHTAGKTTTTVAMDFGRITLDEDLILYLFGTPGQDRFWFMWDDLVRGAIGAVVLVDTRRLADCFPALDYFENSGLPFVVGLNGFEGHQPHTPEEVREALQLGPDTPIIALDARRRDSAKSALITLVEHALLARLR; the protein is encoded by the coding sequence GTGGACTTCGCAAGCTCTAACGCGGCCGCCCCCAGCCGCGCCACCACCTCGGCGAAGATCGTCGTCGCGGGCGGCTTCGGTGTGGGCAAGACCACCCTCGTCGGGGCCGTCTCCGAGATCAACCCGCTGCGCACCGAAGCCGTCATGACCTCGGCCTCCGCCGGCATCGACGACCTCACCCACACCGCGGGCAAGACGACCACCACCGTCGCCATGGACTTCGGCCGAATCACCCTCGACGAAGACCTGATCCTCTACCTCTTCGGCACCCCCGGCCAGGACCGCTTCTGGTTCATGTGGGACGACCTCGTCCGCGGCGCCATCGGCGCCGTCGTCCTCGTCGACACCCGCCGCCTCGCCGACTGCTTCCCCGCACTCGACTACTTCGAGAACAGCGGCCTCCCCTTCGTCGTCGGCCTCAACGGCTTCGAAGGACACCAGCCCCACACCCCCGAAGAAGTCCGCGAAGCACTCCAGCTCGGCCCCGACACCCCGATCATCGCCCTCGACGCCCGCCGCCGCGACAGCGCCAAGAGCGCCCTGATCACCCTCGTCGAACACGCCCTCCTGGCCAGACTCCGCTGA
- the cimA gene encoding citramalate synthase translates to MTEASNSRPNDSFHVFDTTLRDGAQREGINLTVADKLTIARHLDEFGVGFIEGGWPGANPRDTEFFARAAAELDLKHASLVAFGATRRAGGKAAEDPQLAALVNSGAPVITLVAKSHDRHVELALRTTLDENLEMVRDSVEFLRAQGRRVFIDCEHFFDGYKANPEYALAVVRTAHQAGADVVVLCDTNGGMLPAGVRDTVAEVLARTGARLGIHAQDDTGCAVANTLAAVDAGATHVQCTANGYGERVGNANLFPVVGALEIKYDLRVLPEGRLAEMTRISHAIAEVVNLAPSTHQPYVGFSAFAHKAGLHASAIKVDPDLYQHIAPELVGNTMRMLVSDMAGRASIELKGKELGYDLSADRDLVGRVVAKVKEQENLGYTYEAADASFELLLRDEVRGSRQRFFSLESWRTISEQGPEGRAGNEATVKIWAKGERRVATGEGNGPVDALDKALRAALERIYPQLAKLELVDYKVRILEGQHGTGSKTRVLIESTDGTATWSTVGVADNVIAASWLALDDAYTYGLIHAGVDPAES, encoded by the coding sequence ATGACCGAGGCCAGCAACAGCCGCCCCAACGACAGTTTCCACGTCTTCGACACCACGCTGCGCGACGGCGCCCAGCGCGAGGGCATCAACCTCACGGTGGCGGACAAGCTGACGATCGCCCGGCACCTGGACGAGTTCGGCGTCGGCTTCATCGAGGGCGGCTGGCCGGGCGCCAACCCCCGCGACACCGAGTTCTTCGCCCGCGCCGCCGCCGAACTCGACCTCAAGCACGCCAGCCTGGTCGCGTTCGGCGCCACCCGCCGGGCCGGCGGCAAGGCCGCCGAGGACCCCCAGCTCGCGGCCCTGGTCAACTCCGGCGCCCCGGTGATCACCCTGGTCGCGAAGTCGCACGACCGGCACGTCGAGCTCGCCCTGCGCACCACCCTCGACGAGAACCTGGAGATGGTGCGCGACAGCGTCGAGTTCCTGCGCGCCCAGGGCCGGCGGGTGTTCATCGACTGCGAGCACTTCTTCGACGGGTACAAGGCCAACCCCGAGTACGCCCTCGCCGTGGTCCGCACCGCCCACCAGGCCGGCGCGGACGTCGTCGTCCTGTGCGACACCAACGGCGGCATGCTGCCCGCCGGCGTCCGCGACACCGTCGCCGAGGTGCTCGCCCGGACCGGCGCCCGGCTCGGTATCCACGCGCAGGACGACACCGGCTGCGCCGTCGCCAACACCCTGGCCGCGGTCGACGCCGGGGCCACCCACGTCCAGTGCACCGCCAACGGCTACGGCGAGCGGGTCGGCAACGCCAACCTCTTCCCGGTGGTCGGCGCGCTGGAGATCAAGTACGACCTCCGGGTGCTGCCCGAGGGCCGGCTGGCCGAGATGACCCGCATCTCGCACGCCATCGCCGAGGTGGTCAACCTGGCACCCTCGACCCACCAGCCCTACGTCGGCTTCTCGGCCTTCGCGCACAAGGCCGGGCTGCACGCCTCCGCGATCAAGGTCGACCCGGACCTGTACCAGCACATCGCCCCCGAACTCGTGGGCAACACCATGCGGATGCTGGTCTCCGACATGGCCGGCCGGGCCTCGATCGAGCTCAAGGGCAAGGAACTCGGCTACGACCTCTCCGCCGACCGCGACCTGGTCGGCCGGGTGGTGGCCAAGGTGAAGGAGCAGGAGAACCTCGGCTACACGTACGAGGCCGCCGACGCGTCCTTCGAACTGCTGCTGCGCGACGAGGTGCGGGGCAGCCGGCAGCGCTTCTTCTCACTGGAGTCCTGGCGGACCATCAGCGAGCAGGGGCCGGAGGGCCGCGCGGGCAACGAGGCCACCGTGAAGATCTGGGCCAAGGGCGAGCGCAGGGTCGCCACCGGCGAGGGCAACGGCCCGGTGGACGCGCTCGACAAGGCGCTGCGGGCGGCCCTGGAACGGATCTACCCGCAGCTGGCCAAGCTGGAGCTGGTCGACTACAAGGTCCGCATCCTGGAGGGCCAGCACGGCACCGGTTCCAAGACCCGGGTCCTGATCGAGTCGACCGACGGCACCGCCACCTGGTCCACGGTCGGGGTCGCCGACAACGTGATCGCCGCCTCCTGGCTGGCACTTGACGACGCGTACACCTACGGCCTGATCCACGCCGGGGTGGACCCCGCGGAGAGCTGA
- a CDS encoding nitrate- and nitrite sensing domain-containing protein, with translation MPPSGFSAFTPTEERPGSGPAVVIGGGASQQAGSSAKSPGPDDRRTSSGRYEFLSPLNWRVPTRLVAILLIPVIIGLVFGGLRVNTSFDDWVKADRALKTAALARAATQLADALENERDLTAAPLIIGNDTEGTVKKYRGLTDQALAAYNSAFAKVKDDQTLARRNEAFQQLVADLPHLRDNAYKKELFATATQGAYSIMFAPLLAIDNSVGFGSSSETSRGRSIYAMSLAKASASTQRVLMLNLLVGIGTGTVTKYENIELIQTLLVSAKLEQTAISEFITGSTSADAKVFADALVNQAAADLRTPRRMPGGQAIPTVQGLLNIGMAYSAAAAAGEAKGKEQAAATFQAAKDEGLTPENWMQATNGHISALRATEVALLDQVVAGAANIKSRAQTDAILNSAIVIAALALAGLLTGFIARSMILGMRVLNSAALEIANHRLPDLVEKLSKTDPDRVDTSVAAIPLWGKDEIGEVARAFDQVHAQAVSLAAEQALLRGNLNAIFSNLSRRSQSLIQRQLALITDLENNEADPDQLENLFKLDHLATRMRRNGENLLVLAGEEPGRRWNTPVPLVDVLRAASSEVEQYERIELAGIPEAEVVGPAVTDLVHLLAELLENATSFSSPQTRVLVNATRLPDGRVLVEIHDKGIGLTAEDFAEINEKLAEPPTVDATISRRMGLFVVGRLSQRHDIRVQLRPSGESAGTTSLVMLPQALTQFNAPPEPEEEFTVSRIFAEQEPSTQNWDQVGQARSAAELGFDDHLTGHGQDGGFSPALESMQRSQRLEQRRLAALEVGPGDGDGEPVEAELVEPPYGDGYGRPQQDPYGQEQFANGQQYAQDGYGEYPEYADNQYQDPQYQGGQYQDPQYQGAGYQGEAYGQDQQFADGGYQDQYGREQYADSSYPQDGYGGQQYDQGYQPYGGASEAAAGHPYGQEEPPTALPPAGGGTLGSGLPQRRPGQQLAGGSAPVFGDQGTGQGGDKPNWFAGARESGSESEQRGHQVSALGGYGPTGPTSSPTTWESANDGDWQRAEQLREPAAGGTTPSGLPRRVPKQNLVAGNAKPTPQEGPQVSRSPEEVRGRLTNLRRGVEQGRSAGGDPGATGSFRIDPQEISQQGRSGNGQQNSSTDLFGGSNHQER, from the coding sequence GTGCCCCCCTCCGGGTTCTCCGCGTTCACCCCGACCGAGGAGCGTCCGGGCAGCGGCCCGGCCGTCGTCATCGGCGGCGGTGCTTCGCAGCAGGCCGGTTCGAGTGCGAAGAGCCCCGGTCCGGACGACCGCCGGACGAGCTCCGGCCGTTACGAGTTCCTGTCCCCGCTGAACTGGCGGGTGCCGACGCGACTCGTCGCGATTCTGCTGATCCCGGTCATCATCGGCCTGGTCTTCGGCGGTCTGCGCGTCAACACCTCGTTCGACGACTGGGTCAAGGCCGACCGCGCGCTGAAGACCGCGGCCCTCGCCCGGGCCGCGACCCAGCTCGCCGACGCCCTGGAGAACGAGCGCGACCTCACCGCCGCGCCGCTCATCATCGGCAACGACACCGAGGGCACGGTCAAGAAGTACCGGGGCCTGACCGACCAGGCGCTGGCGGCGTACAACTCCGCCTTCGCCAAGGTCAAGGACGACCAGACGCTGGCCCGGCGCAACGAGGCCTTCCAGCAGCTCGTGGCGGACCTCCCGCACCTGCGGGACAACGCCTACAAGAAGGAACTCTTCGCGACCGCCACCCAGGGCGCGTACTCGATCATGTTCGCGCCGCTGCTGGCCATCGACAACTCCGTCGGCTTCGGCAGCTCCAGCGAGACCAGCCGCGGCCGCTCGATCTACGCCATGTCGCTGGCCAAGGCCTCGGCCTCCACCCAGCGCGTGCTGATGCTCAACCTGCTGGTCGGCATCGGCACCGGCACGGTCACCAAGTACGAGAACATCGAGCTGATCCAGACCCTGCTGGTCTCCGCCAAGCTGGAGCAGACCGCGATCAGCGAGTTCATCACCGGCAGCACCTCCGCGGACGCCAAGGTCTTCGCCGACGCCCTGGTCAACCAGGCCGCCGCCGACCTGCGCACGCCGCGCCGGATGCCCGGTGGCCAGGCCATCCCGACCGTCCAGGGCCTGCTGAACATCGGCATGGCCTACTCGGCGGCCGCGGCGGCGGGCGAGGCCAAGGGCAAGGAGCAGGCCGCGGCGACCTTCCAGGCCGCCAAGGACGAGGGTCTGACCCCCGAGAACTGGATGCAGGCCACCAACGGCCACATCAGCGCCCTGCGCGCCACCGAAGTCGCGCTCCTCGACCAGGTCGTCGCCGGCGCCGCGAACATCAAGTCCCGCGCGCAGACCGACGCCATCCTCAACTCGGCGATCGTGATCGCGGCCCTCGCGCTGGCCGGTCTGCTCACCGGCTTCATCGCCCGCTCGATGATCCTCGGTATGCGCGTCCTCAACAGCGCCGCGCTGGAGATCGCCAACCACCGTCTGCCGGACCTGGTCGAGAAGCTCTCCAAGACCGACCCGGACCGGGTGGACACCTCCGTCGCCGCGATCCCGCTGTGGGGCAAGGACGAGATCGGCGAGGTCGCCCGCGCCTTCGACCAGGTCCACGCCCAGGCGGTCTCGCTCGCCGCCGAGCAGGCCCTGCTCCGAGGCAACCTGAACGCGATCTTCTCCAACCTGTCGCGCCGCAGCCAGAGCCTGATCCAGCGCCAGCTGGCGCTGATCACCGACCTGGAGAACAACGAGGCCGACCCGGACCAGCTGGAGAACCTCTTCAAGCTGGACCACCTCGCGACCCGTATGCGCCGTAACGGCGAGAACCTCCTCGTCCTCGCGGGCGAGGAGCCCGGCCGCCGCTGGAACACCCCCGTGCCGCTGGTCGACGTGCTGCGCGCCGCCTCCTCCGAGGTGGAGCAGTACGAGCGCATCGAGCTGGCCGGCATCCCCGAGGCCGAGGTCGTCGGCCCCGCCGTGACCGACCTCGTCCACCTGCTCGCCGAGCTGCTGGAGAACGCCACCTCGTTCTCCAGCCCGCAGACCCGGGTGCTGGTCAACGCCACCCGCCTGCCGGACGGCCGGGTGCTGGTGGAGATCCACGACAAGGGCATCGGCCTCACCGCCGAGGACTTCGCGGAGATCAACGAGAAGCTGGCCGAGCCGCCCACGGTCGACGCCACCATCTCCCGCCGCATGGGCCTGTTCGTGGTCGGCCGCCTCTCGCAGCGCCACGACATCCGGGTCCAGCTCCGCCCGTCCGGCGAGTCCGCCGGCACCACCTCGCTGGTGATGCTCCCGCAGGCACTGACCCAGTTCAACGCCCCGCCGGAGCCGGAGGAGGAGTTCACGGTCTCCCGGATCTTCGCCGAGCAGGAGCCGAGCACCCAGAACTGGGACCAGGTCGGCCAGGCCCGCAGCGCCGCCGAGCTGGGCTTCGACGACCACCTGACCGGCCACGGGCAGGACGGTGGCTTCAGCCCCGCGCTGGAGTCCATGCAGCGCTCTCAGCGCCTCGAGCAGCGCCGCCTGGCGGCCCTGGAGGTCGGTCCCGGCGACGGTGACGGCGAGCCGGTCGAGGCCGAGCTGGTCGAGCCCCCGTACGGCGACGGCTACGGCCGCCCGCAGCAGGACCCGTACGGCCAGGAGCAGTTCGCCAACGGTCAGCAGTACGCCCAGGACGGCTACGGCGAGTACCCGGAGTACGCGGACAACCAGTACCAGGACCCGCAGTACCAGGGCGGCCAGTACCAGGACCCGCAGTACCAGGGCGCCGGCTACCAGGGCGAGGCCTACGGCCAGGACCAGCAGTTCGCCGACGGCGGCTACCAGGACCAGTACGGCCGTGAGCAGTACGCCGACTCCTCGTACCCGCAGGACGGCTACGGCGGCCAGCAGTACGACCAGGGCTACCAGCCCTACGGCGGGGCCTCCGAGGCCGCTGCCGGGCACCCGTACGGTCAGGAGGAGCCGCCTACGGCCCTTCCGCCCGCCGGTGGCGGGACGCTCGGCTCGGGCCTGCCGCAGCGCCGTCCCGGCCAGCAGCTGGCCGGCGGTTCGGCTCCGGTCTTCGGAGACCAGGGCACCGGCCAGGGCGGCGACAAGCCGAACTGGTTCGCCGGGGCCAGGGAGAGCGGCTCGGAGTCCGAGCAGCGCGGCCACCAGGTGTCGGCGCTCGGCGGCTACGGCCCGACCGGTCCCACCAGTTCGCCCACCACGTGGGAGTCGGCCAACGACGGCGACTGGCAGCGCGCGGAGCAGCTCCGCGAGCCCGCCGCCGGCGGCACCACTCCCTCCGGCCTGCCGCGCCGGGTTCCCAAGCAGAACCTGGTCGCCGGCAACGCCAAGCCGACTCCGCAGGAAGGCCCGCAGGTCTCCCGCAGTCCGGAGGAGGTCCGCGGCCGCCTGACCAACCTGCGCCGCGGCGTGGAGCAGGGCCGCAGTGCCGGCGGTGACCCGGGTGCCACCGGCAGCTTCCGGATCGATCCCCAGGAAATTTCCCAGCAGGGCCGGTCCGGCAACGGACAGCAGAACAGCAGCACCGATCTCTTCGGCGGCTCGAACCACCAGGAGCGTTGA
- a CDS encoding DUF742 domain-containing protein — translation MTPPDDRSGQYGVPYPGTGHDAFGAPGVGHGHQYPPQQQQYFAPPQPAAQQQYGQQPYQEPQQPYREPGQYARPEDGYQGYPGPEAFPERDEARYQEDFGQHDDDGQDAGPLIRPFAMTGGRTRPRYELALEALVSASVEPARLAGLLPEHQRICSLCTEVKSIAEVSALLTIPLGVARILVADLAEAGLVTIHQPAAGGESGNQPDVTLLERVLSGLRKL, via the coding sequence GTGACACCGCCCGACGACCGCAGCGGCCAGTACGGCGTTCCGTACCCCGGCACCGGCCATGACGCCTTCGGAGCCCCCGGCGTCGGCCACGGGCACCAGTACCCGCCGCAGCAGCAGCAGTACTTCGCACCACCCCAGCCGGCCGCCCAGCAGCAGTACGGCCAGCAGCCCTACCAGGAGCCGCAGCAGCCGTACCGCGAGCCCGGGCAGTACGCCCGGCCCGAGGACGGCTACCAGGGCTACCCGGGGCCCGAGGCCTTCCCCGAACGGGACGAGGCCCGGTACCAGGAGGACTTCGGGCAGCACGACGACGACGGCCAGGACGCCGGCCCGCTGATCCGCCCGTTCGCGATGACCGGTGGCCGTACCCGGCCCCGCTACGAGCTCGCGCTGGAGGCCCTGGTCTCCGCCAGCGTCGAGCCGGCCCGGCTGGCCGGGCTGCTTCCGGAGCACCAGCGGATCTGCTCCCTGTGCACCGAGGTCAAGTCCATCGCCGAGGTCTCCGCCCTGCTCACCATCCCCTTGGGGGTGGCGCGGATCCTCGTCGCCGACCTGGCCGAAGCCGGTCTCGTGACCATCCACCAGCCCGCTGCCGGCGGCGAATCCGGCAACCAGCCCGACGTCACGCTGCTCGAAAGGGTCCTCAGTGGACTTCGCAAGCTCTAA
- a CDS encoding roadblock/LC7 domain-containing protein, translating into MSQAAQNLNWLITNFVDNTPGVSHTVVVSADGLLLAMSEGFPRDRADQLAAVASGLTSLTSGASRIFEGGDVNQTVVEMERGFLFLMAVSDGSSLAVLASPDSDIGLVGYEMALLVDRAGAVLTPALRAELQGSLLH; encoded by the coding sequence ATGAGCCAGGCCGCACAGAACCTGAACTGGCTGATCACCAATTTCGTGGACAACACCCCCGGGGTGTCGCACACGGTGGTGGTCTCCGCAGACGGTCTTCTGTTGGCCATGTCCGAGGGCTTCCCGCGCGACCGCGCAGACCAGCTCGCCGCCGTCGCGTCCGGCCTCACCTCGCTGACCTCCGGCGCCAGCCGGATCTTCGAGGGCGGCGACGTCAACCAGACCGTCGTCGAGATGGAGCGCGGCTTCCTGTTCCTGATGGCCGTCAGCGACGGCTCCTCGCTCGCCGTCCTGGCCTCCCCCGACTCCGACATCGGTCTCGTGGGCTACGAAATGGCCCTCCTCGTCGACCGCGCCGGAGCCGTCCTCACCCCCGCGCTGCGCGCGGAACTCCAGGGCAGTCTCCTGCACTGA
- a CDS encoding DUF742 domain-containing protein has protein sequence MTPPPTPAGSYGSGYGSGYGGQQAGGGYGGQQSDGYEQQPLVRPYAMTGGRTRPRYQLAIEALISTTSAAERTGGLLPEHARIVGLCREVKSVAEISALAGVPLGVARILVADLAEAGLVAIHQPAAAGESGGTPDVTLLERVLSGLRKL, from the coding sequence ATGACCCCGCCCCCGACACCCGCCGGCTCGTACGGCAGCGGGTACGGCAGTGGCTACGGCGGCCAGCAGGCCGGCGGTGGCTACGGTGGCCAGCAGTCCGACGGCTACGAGCAGCAGCCGCTGGTCCGCCCGTACGCGATGACCGGTGGCCGCACCAGGCCCCGCTACCAGCTGGCGATCGAGGCACTGATCTCGACCACCAGCGCGGCCGAGCGGACCGGCGGGCTGCTGCCGGAGCACGCCCGGATCGTGGGCCTGTGCCGCGAGGTCAAGTCGGTCGCGGAGATCTCCGCCCTGGCCGGGGTGCCGCTCGGGGTTGCCCGGATCCTTGTCGCAGACCTGGCCGAAGCCGGCCTGGTCGCCATCCACCAGCCCGCCGCTGCGGGCGAGTCGGGCGGTACGCCTGACGTCACGCTGCTCGAAAGGGTCCTCAGTGGACTTCGCAAGCTCTAA